From a region of the Streptacidiphilus albus JL83 genome:
- a CDS encoding acyl carrier protein, with protein sequence MSAIRTMLVELTGTPEFADGVGDDEDLSASGMDSGDLVRLVLLIEERTGQEVSAEDLEGLTTIADYERFLAARGTGTGTEAR encoded by the coding sequence ATGAGCGCGATCAGGACGATGCTCGTCGAGCTGACCGGGACACCGGAGTTCGCCGACGGTGTCGGTGACGACGAGGACCTCAGCGCCAGTGGCATGGACTCGGGGGACCTGGTCCGGCTGGTCCTGCTGATCGAGGAGCGCACCGGCCAGGAGGTCTCCGCCGAGGACCTGGAGGGCCTCACCACCATCGCCGACTACGAGCGCTTCCTGGCGGCTCGCGGCACCGGCACCGGCACCGAGGCCCGCTGA
- a CDS encoding oxidoreductase, with translation MTAATTSASLAGTWLLGDMRVNRIGFGAMRLTGSAVFHRGTPSDRGQALAVLRRAVDLGVNHIDTAAFYFSQLRSANELINSALSPYPDDLVIATKVGPARDASGEWAAPARPDQLRGQVEENLRQLGRDHLDLVNLRVMRGQDSVAEHFGALAELREAGLVRHLGVSGVRLHQLVEAQSVAPVVCVQNRYGIDGRGDEELVEHCGAAGIAFVPFFSIAGGEHEAGAAGAENRRVLDVARAHGASPAQVRLAWTLQRGDHVLPIPGTGSQDHLVENLAAGALRLTEAELTALSAAQPA, from the coding sequence ATGACCGCAGCGACGACTTCCGCCTCACTGGCGGGCACCTGGCTCCTCGGCGACATGAGGGTCAACCGGATCGGCTTCGGCGCCATGCGCCTGACCGGTAGCGCCGTCTTCCACCGGGGCACCCCCAGCGACCGCGGCCAGGCCCTGGCGGTGCTGCGGCGCGCGGTGGACCTCGGCGTCAACCACATCGACACCGCCGCGTTCTACTTCTCGCAGCTCCGCTCCGCCAATGAGCTGATCAACTCGGCGCTGTCGCCGTACCCGGACGACCTCGTCATCGCCACCAAGGTCGGCCCGGCCCGGGACGCCTCGGGCGAGTGGGCCGCCCCGGCCCGGCCCGACCAACTGCGCGGCCAGGTCGAGGAGAACCTGCGCCAGCTCGGCCGCGACCACCTCGACCTGGTCAACCTGCGCGTGATGCGGGGCCAGGACTCCGTCGCGGAGCACTTCGGGGCCCTGGCCGAGCTGCGCGAGGCCGGGCTGGTCCGGCACCTCGGGGTCTCCGGCGTCCGGCTGCACCAACTCGTCGAGGCACAGTCCGTCGCACCGGTGGTGTGTGTGCAGAACCGCTACGGAATCGACGGCCGCGGCGACGAGGAGTTGGTGGAGCACTGCGGCGCGGCGGGCATCGCGTTCGTGCCGTTCTTCTCCATCGCCGGCGGCGAGCACGAGGCGGGCGCCGCCGGCGCCGAGAACCGCCGGGTCCTCGACGTCGCCCGCGCGCACGGCGCGTCCCCCGCCCAGGTCCGACTGGCCTGGACGCTGCAGCGCGGCGACCACGTGCTGCCCATCCCCGGGACCGGCAGCCAGGACCACCTGGTCGAGAATCTGGCCGCAGGCGCGCTGCGGCTCACCGAGGCGGAGCTGACGGCCCTGTCCGCAGCGCAACCGGCCTGA
- a CDS encoding class I adenylate-forming enzyme family protein, protein MWLTQLLLRNRQCFPDRTALVDHRRSLTWSQLHDRTLELAHGLAAVGIRSGDRVAVLSLDRIEVLETYFALARIGALFVPLNHSLTPAEVAGAVERSGAVAVVGEDELLARHPELPVRWRISLEDPAFAALGRDAEPTARSGPGHVPGVPGLPDVGFGEVPDTVPDDAPAAILHTSATTGLAKGVTVDHASFRAIALGWLAVAAPTDDMVLVNCCPLYHGSMVVSLTYMAAGATVVLLPGFTPQGALEAIEANRATHLWLVPQMLRFLLHAKASERTDLSTLREILYGAAPMPMDIYADALRRLDCGFRQVYGMTEVGGPFVTLGPDEHPLADRLPESLPAGRVIPGMSARALDPQDRELGPDAIGEICVRGPGQMRGYWGNAEATAEITTKDGWIRTGDLGFIDREGYIHLVDRSKDLIIRAGQNVYPSEVERALRSHPAVRDAAVLGIPDADYGEVPLAYVAAQEGTTAVELQRHLAELLAPYKRPRRIEFIDEVPRNPAGKILKKLLRG, encoded by the coding sequence ATGTGGCTGACGCAACTGCTGCTGCGCAACCGCCAGTGCTTCCCTGACCGCACCGCCCTGGTGGACCACCGGCGCTCGCTGACCTGGTCCCAGCTCCACGACCGGACCCTGGAGCTGGCCCACGGCCTGGCCGCCGTCGGGATCCGCTCGGGCGACCGGGTCGCGGTGCTCTCGCTGGACCGGATCGAGGTGCTGGAGACCTACTTCGCGCTGGCCAGGATCGGCGCGCTGTTCGTCCCGCTGAACCACAGCCTCACCCCGGCCGAGGTGGCCGGGGCGGTGGAGCGCTCGGGCGCGGTCGCGGTGGTCGGCGAGGACGAACTGCTGGCCCGGCACCCGGAGCTGCCCGTGCGCTGGCGGATCTCGCTGGAGGACCCGGCCTTCGCGGCCCTGGGCCGCGACGCGGAACCCACGGCCCGGAGCGGCCCCGGCCACGTCCCCGGCGTCCCCGGCCTCCCCGACGTCGGCTTCGGCGAGGTCCCCGACACCGTCCCCGACGACGCCCCGGCCGCGATCCTGCACACCTCGGCAACCACCGGGCTGGCCAAGGGCGTCACCGTCGACCACGCCTCCTTCCGGGCGATCGCGCTCGGCTGGCTCGCCGTGGCCGCACCCACGGACGACATGGTCCTGGTCAACTGCTGCCCGCTCTACCACGGCAGCATGGTCGTCTCGCTGACGTACATGGCGGCGGGCGCGACCGTCGTGCTGCTGCCCGGCTTCACCCCGCAGGGCGCGCTGGAGGCGATCGAGGCCAACCGCGCCACCCACCTCTGGCTGGTCCCGCAGATGCTGCGCTTCCTGCTGCACGCCAAGGCCTCGGAACGGACCGACCTCTCCACCCTGCGCGAGATCCTCTACGGCGCGGCGCCGATGCCGATGGACATCTACGCCGACGCACTGCGGCGGCTCGACTGCGGGTTCCGCCAGGTGTACGGGATGACCGAGGTGGGCGGCCCGTTCGTGACCCTGGGCCCGGACGAGCACCCGCTGGCCGACCGGCTGCCGGAGTCGCTCCCGGCCGGGCGGGTGATCCCCGGCATGTCCGCCCGCGCCCTCGACCCGCAGGACCGCGAGTTGGGCCCCGACGCCATCGGCGAGATCTGCGTCCGGGGTCCCGGACAGATGCGCGGCTACTGGGGCAACGCCGAGGCCACCGCCGAGATCACCACCAAGGACGGCTGGATCCGCACCGGCGACCTCGGCTTCATCGACCGCGAGGGCTACATCCACCTGGTCGACCGCAGCAAGGACCTGATCATCCGGGCCGGCCAGAACGTCTACCCCTCGGAGGTCGAACGCGCGCTGCGCTCGCACCCGGCGGTGCGCGACGCGGCGGTGCTGGGCATCCCCGACGCCGACTACGGCGAGGTGCCGCTGGCCTACGTCGCGGCTCAGGAGGGCACCACCGCAGTCGAGTTGCAGCGCCACCTGGCGGAGCTGCTGGCCCCCTACAAGCGCCCCCGGCGGATCGAGTTCATCGACGAGGTGCCGCGCAACCCGGCCGGAAAGATCCTCAAGAAACTGCTGCGTGGCTGA
- a CDS encoding 4'-phosphopantetheinyl transferase family protein, which translates to MADAGPAQAERVLTERVLAERVLAELTALAPRLAALGAALGLARVDEPAAPRPAPGEAALAAPMHPTRRREFLAGRRALHRAMATAGLPPAEVLRDGRRPLLPEGCAASISHSGGLAVALAGPGPRLRALGCDLELHALPLAAAHLVLGPGERARLRTVADPATAERDLLATFSAKEAAFKAFSALLPGDRAPSLLLDLTAAPVPGGLRVRSRRHPSAAVHVHVHPTALGVFTWTAVPG; encoded by the coding sequence GTGGCTGATGCCGGACCGGCCCAGGCCGAGCGGGTGCTGACGGAGCGGGTACTGGCCGAGCGGGTGCTGGCGGAGCTGACGGCGCTGGCACCCCGGCTGGCCGCGCTCGGCGCAGCCCTGGGCCTCGCCCGCGTCGACGAACCGGCCGCACCCCGCCCGGCTCCCGGCGAAGCGGCCCTGGCGGCGCCGATGCACCCGACCCGGCGCCGCGAGTTCCTGGCCGGACGCCGGGCGCTGCACCGCGCGATGGCGACGGCGGGCCTGCCGCCGGCCGAGGTCCTGCGGGACGGCAGACGGCCGCTGCTGCCGGAGGGCTGCGCCGCCTCGATCAGCCACTCCGGCGGGCTGGCCGTGGCCCTGGCCGGTCCCGGGCCCCGGCTGCGCGCCCTGGGCTGCGACCTCGAACTGCACGCCCTGCCGCTGGCCGCCGCCCACCTGGTCCTGGGCCCCGGCGAACGCGCCCGGCTGCGCACCGTGGCCGACCCCGCCACCGCCGAACGCGACCTGCTGGCCACGTTCTCCGCCAAGGAGGCGGCCTTCAAGGCATTCTCGGCGCTGCTCCCCGGCGACCGGGCCCCGAGCCTCCTGCTCGACCTGACCGCCGCGCCCGTCCCCGGCGGCCTCCGCGTCCGGTCGAGGCGGCACCCCAGCGCCGCCGTCCACGTCCATGTGCACCCCACCGCCCTGGGTGTCTTCACCTGGACCGCAGTGCCCGGTTGA